The genomic DNA TTTTCCTCTTCCACCCTTGCCCTCGTACCGGTCGTAAGCCCGGATGATTTCCTGAACCAGACGATGCCGGACAACGTCCTGCTCGGTGAAATAGACAAACCGGATTCCCGGCGTGTCGGACAGGATCTCCTGGATCTCGATCAGACCGGATGTTCGTTCGGTGGGAAGGTCCACCTGCGTGATGTCGCCGGTCACCACGGCCTTAGAATTAAATCCGAGACGCGTCACAAACATCTTCATCTGTTCGGATGTCGCGTTCTGCGCCTCGTCAAGAATGATGAAGGAATCGTTCAGCGTCCGGCCGCGCATGTAGGCCAGCGGCGCGATTTCGATCTCCCCTCGCTCCACATACCGATTGGCCCGTTCGACATCCATCATATCATACAGCGCGTCATACAAGGGTCGAAGATACGGATTGATTTTGGCATACATGTCCCCGGGCAGAAATCCCAGCTTTTCTCCCGCCTCGACCGCCGGTCGGGCCAGGATGATCCGGCTGACCTGGCGTTTGGTCAAGGCCGAAACGGCCATGGCCATGGCCAGATACGTTTTCCCCGTTCCGGCCGGGCCGATGGCGATCACCAGATCGTATTTCCCGACCGCATCGACATAGCTGCGCTGCGTCCCGGATCTCGGCACCACCATCCGTTTTTTTGTCGCGATCGGTATCGCATCCAGAAAAAGGCCCTTGATGGAGACGGCCGGGTCCTCGTGGAAGGCTTGGATCGCATATTGCACGTCCTGCGGCCGGAGGACGAACCCCTCATTCATGATGCCGACCAGGCCGAGCAATAATCGCTCGGATCCCTTGACGGCCTCGGCCGATCCCTGGATGGTGATTTCATCTCCACGGGCGGTTAAGCGGACATGCAGGGCTTCCTCAATCCGCTTCAGGTGGTCATCGTAATGCCCGAACAGGGCCTGGGTTTCAATTCCGGCTGGCAATCGAATGCGAGCACTGCTTGATTTTTCCAATGAAGAAGCTTCCTTTGTTGTCCGGGCCCGTGTTTAAGGTCCAAACCTCCCGAGCGTCGGGGGCAAAACGGTCCGTTTCCCGGCTCCAATTCCAGCCTTAATTATACCAAGATGCCCGCAGTCAAGACAACCCGGTTTGAGCCGGTCAATCAACCTGAACATGTTCGAGTGTTCCGTCCGGTACAATGGTCCAGACGTCCTCATCGGAATCCGAATCAATATTGCCGGTGGCCGTCGCTTTATAGCCGGGGGGGTCTCCGTTGGACGGGGGGATGCGCTCAAGCGTTACCGTATAGTAGCGAAGGTCGGAGCTGTGGTATCCGATTTCGTTCAAGGTTCCATAGCCGCCGCTGAAAGCGAAATACATCGTTTCCAATCGTTTGACTTCGTTGAGCGCCACCGGAGCCTCCACCTGACGGGCTCTTTTGAGATATGAAATATAAATGGGGACCGCAATTCCCACCAGGATTCCCAAGATCGCGCCCACAACCATGAGTTCAAGGAGGGTAAACCCATTCGGGTGTTTGCCCCTTCCTTTTATGCTTTTTGGACTCGAGTCTTCCCCGTAGCCCACCATCGGATCGTCCTCGATCAGGGATGTCTCTGGGGAACCCCTTTGGAAGGAATCGGATTTGACTCCGGAGGGTTGAGTTTATACCGCTTGAGAAGGGTCTCGATATCTTCGACCTGAATGTCGATCTGTTCCAGAACCTGGCTGAGCTGTTCGGAGTTGAAACTCTTGCTCCGAACCCCTCCAAGGGTTTGCAGCAGACGTTGATGAACGGCTTGAACCGTGCGAAGCGCGTCTTCCTTCTGACGAACGATCTGGTTCACCAACACGGCCAGTTCTTTAAGATCATCGCCCGCCCGAAAACGGACCTCCATACCCAGGTCTCCCGATGCGATCAGCTTGAGCGATTGTTCAAGGCGATAAATTGGCCCTCCCAGACGGTGGGTGATCCAGATGGTCAATAACATGAAGGCCGGGACGCTGAGCAGTATCGCGGGCCAGAGCCGGTCACTCAAGGCGATGAATTGAGTGGCCGCAAGCGCCTGTTCCTCAAGCGGCAACCCCGAACCCAATTTCAAGGCGGGTGGAATAAAAAGCGCCCCGGCCAGGACAACGGTGTAAGCCAGCAGCAACAGGCATGTCAAAAACGCATACTTCCGCTGGATGCTGTGGACGTAAAAGCGCTTTCGGATCTTCATCGCCTTGTCCGAGGCTCCTTTACAGTTCGATAATCTTCTTTTTCAGAATCAGGATCTCCAGGGCCATCGCCAGTTTTTGCGCCAGCTTCCGGACATACGAAAGCGACTGAATCGGCCGGCTCGACAC from Nitrospiria bacterium includes the following:
- a CDS encoding PhoH family protein, whose product is MEKSSSARIRLPAGIETQALFGHYDDHLKRIEEALHVRLTARGDEITIQGSAEAVKGSERLLLGLVGIMNEGFVLRPQDVQYAIQAFHEDPAVSIKGLFLDAIPIATKKRMVVPRSGTQRSYVDAVGKYDLVIAIGPAGTGKTYLAMAMAVSALTKRQVSRIILARPAVEAGEKLGFLPGDMYAKINPYLRPLYDALYDMMDVERANRYVERGEIEIAPLAYMRGRTLNDSFIILDEAQNATSEQMKMFVTRLGFNSKAVVTGDITQVDLPTERTSGLIEIQEILSDTPGIRFVYFTEQDVVRHRLVQEIIRAYDRYEGKGGRGKRK
- a CDS encoding prepilin-type N-terminal cleavage/methylation domain-containing protein yields the protein MVGYGEDSSPKSIKGRGKHPNGFTLLELMVVGAILGILVGIAVPIYISYLKRARQVEAPVALNEVKRLETMYFAFSGGYGTLNEIGYHSSDLRYYTVTLERIPPSNGDPPGYKATATGNIDSDSDEDVWTIVPDGTLEHVQVD
- a CDS encoding methyl-accepting chemotaxis protein, with translation MKIRKRFYVHSIQRKYAFLTCLLLLAYTVVLAGALFIPPALKLGSGLPLEEQALAATQFIALSDRLWPAILLSVPAFMLLTIWITHRLGGPIYRLEQSLKLIASGDLGMEVRFRAGDDLKELAVLVNQIVRQKEDALRTVQAVHQRLLQTLGGVRSKSFNSEQLSQVLEQIDIQVEDIETLLKRYKLNPPESNPIPSKGVPQRHP